The following are encoded in a window of Strigops habroptila isolate Jane chromosome 9, bStrHab1.2.pri, whole genome shotgun sequence genomic DNA:
- the SENP8 gene encoding sentrin-specific protease 8 yields the protein MDPVVLSYMDSLLRQSDVALLEPPNWLNDHIIGFAFEYFANHQFQEFSDQVCFISPEVAQFIKCALSQEEIAIFLQPLDLLHKKLVFLPINDNSNQVAGGTHWSLLVYFRDKKCFAHYDSHSKCNSVHAKQVAGKLEAFLGKKGGKATFVEEKAPAQQNSYDCGMYVICNTEALCQGYFRGWPEPLLQLLTPSYITQKRSEWKALIMKLAQK from the coding sequence ATGGACCCTGTTGTTCTCAGTTACATGGACAGTTTGCTGAGGCAGTCGGACGTGGCCTTGCTGGAGCCCCCAAACTGGCTCAATGATCACATCATCGGGTTTGCCTTTGAGTACTTCGCCAACCACCAGTTCCAAGAGTTTAGTGATCAGGTTTGTTTTATCAGCCCCGAAGTGGCTCAGTTCATTAAATGTGCCCTTAGTCAGGAAGAAATAGCCATATTCCTTCAACCGCTGGACCTTCTCCACAAGAAGCTGGTGTTCTTGCCTATCAATGACAACTCCAACCAGGTCGCTGGGGGCACCCACTGGAGCTTACTGGTTTATTTCAGGGACAAAAAGTGCTTTGCCCATTATGATTCCCACAGTAAATGCAACTCTGTCCACGCCAAGCAAGTGGCAGGGAAGCTGGAGGCCTTCTTGGGCAAAAAAGGGGGCAAAGCAACCTTTGTGGAGGAGAAGGCGCCTGCCCAGCAGAACAGCTATGACTGTGGGATGTACGTGATCTGCAACACGGAGGCTCTGTGTCAGGGATACTTCAGAGGCTGGCCAGAGCctttgctgcagctcctcacccCCTCCTACATCACGCAGAAGAGATCGGAGTGGAAAGCTCTCATCATGAAACTGGCACAGAAGTGA